TTATAGAAAACTCTGGTAAAGAGTTTGAAACTGTAAAGTATTTAGAAAGTATTCCTTCTACTGAAGAGTTAAAAGAAATTATCAGTTTATTAGATATTTCTCCAATCGACTTAGTTCGTAAAAATGAAAAAATTTGGAAAGATGAATATAAAGGAAAAGAACTATCAGATGCTGAAATCATTAAAGCTATGGTTGACAATCCTAAATTAATAGAACGACCAATTGTTATCAATGGTAATAAAGCAGTGATTGGTCGTCCGCCAGAAACTATTAAAGAAATTATTTAACTACTTAAAAGCTCTCAAAAATTTGGGAGCTTTTTTATTTTAACACAATTTAAATAACTAATTCTTTAGTTTATTAATAATTCACCGTAAATTGCCTACAAATTAAAATTCATATACTATGAAAAAAACATTATTAGGACTATCCCTGGCCTTCTTTATATCTACAGGGTATAGTCAAGCTTTAAAAGAAACACAACAAAAGCTACCAAAAAAAGGAAAAGTAAGTGCTATGAAAATCCCAACCGATCCTTCGGTTAAGATAGGGAAGCTATCTAATGGGATGACCTACTACATCAAACAAAACCCGAAACCAGCTAACAAAGTAGAATTAAGATTAGTTGTAAATGCAGGTTCAATTTTAGAAGATGATGATCAATTAGGTTTAGCTCACTTCATGGAACACATGAACTTTAATGGTACCAAAAATTTTAAAAAGAACGAACTAGTAGATTACCTACAATCTATCGGAGTTAAATTTGGTGCCCACTTGAATGCTTATACTGGTTTTGATGAAACTGTATACATCTTACCTATCCCTAGTGATGATAAAGAAAAGCTTGAAAAAGGGTTTCAAATTCTTGAAGATTGGGCTCACGGTGCTTTATTGGAAGGGAAAGACATTGATGAAGAACGTGGTGTTGTTTTAGAAGAGTACCGTTCTCGTAGAGGGGCTGATAGCCGCATGCTAGAGAAATACTTACCAAAAGTAATGCACGGCTCAAAGTATGCTGAAAGATTACCTATCGGTACTAAAGAGAACTTAGAAACCTTCAAACATGAAAGTATTCGTCGTTTTCACAAAGATTGGTATCGTCCAGATTTAATGGCTGTAGTAGCTGTAGGTGATGTTAGTGTTGATGTATTAGAAGAAAAAATCAAATCACATTTTAATAAAATACCAGCTGTTAAAAACCCACGTAAAAGAGAAGTTTCCCCATTAAAAAACCATAAAGAAACTTTCATCGCTATTGAAGCTGATAAAGAAGCTCCTTTTTCTAGTGTCCAATTAATGTACAAAGATTATGGTGAAGCTACCCCAGATATTACCATTACTGATTACAGAAATTCAATTGTAAAGTCTTTATTTGCTCAGATGATTAACAATCGTTTAGATGAGTTACGTAATAGCGAAAATCCACCTTTTGTATACGGATTTAGTTATCACGGAGGAACTTGGGCTCGCGGTAAAGAAGCTTACCAATCAAGAGCTGGTGTGAGTGCCGACGGACAATTAAAAGGTTTACAAGCTTTATTAGATGAAAGTGAGCGTGTTAAAAGATACGGTTTCCAACAAGGTGAATTAGATCGAGCAAAAATGAATATTTCTGCTCGTATGGAAAAAGCATTTAAAGACAAAGATAAAAGAGAATCTAGAAGAATAGTTGGTGAATATGTAAACAACTACTTAGAACAAGAGCCAATTCCTGGTATTGAATGGGAGTACAAAGCTCATCAAACACTATTACCTTCAGTAAAACTAGAAGAAGTAAACAAACTTATTGAAAGTTATTTACATGATGACAATCGTGTAGTTGTTATTACAGGTCCTAAAAAAGTTGTTACCGAGCAACAAGTTATAGATGCTTTAAATAATGTTAAAACAAAAGAGTTAAAACCTTATGAAGACAAAGCTGTTGCGGCTTCATTAATAACAAAACAACCAACACCTGGATCTATAGTAAACGTTACTGAAAATAAAAATTTAGGTACAAAAACCATGACC
The nucleotide sequence above comes from Tenacibaculum singaporense. Encoded proteins:
- the arsC gene encoding arsenate reductase (glutaredoxin) (This arsenate reductase requires both glutathione and glutaredoxin to convert arsenate to arsenite, after which the efflux transporter formed by ArsA and ArsB can extrude the arsenite from the cell, providing resistance.) — its product is MIKIYHNPRCSKSRQGLEIIENSGKEFETVKYLESIPSTEELKEIISLLDISPIDLVRKNEKIWKDEYKGKELSDAEIIKAMVDNPKLIERPIVINGNKAVIGRPPETIKEII
- a CDS encoding M16 family metallopeptidase, which produces MKKTLLGLSLAFFISTGYSQALKETQQKLPKKGKVSAMKIPTDPSVKIGKLSNGMTYYIKQNPKPANKVELRLVVNAGSILEDDDQLGLAHFMEHMNFNGTKNFKKNELVDYLQSIGVKFGAHLNAYTGFDETVYILPIPSDDKEKLEKGFQILEDWAHGALLEGKDIDEERGVVLEEYRSRRGADSRMLEKYLPKVMHGSKYAERLPIGTKENLETFKHESIRRFHKDWYRPDLMAVVAVGDVSVDVLEEKIKSHFNKIPAVKNPRKREVSPLKNHKETFIAIEADKEAPFSSVQLMYKDYGEATPDITITDYRNSIVKSLFAQMINNRLDELRNSENPPFVYGFSYHGGTWARGKEAYQSRAGVSADGQLKGLQALLDESERVKRYGFQQGELDRAKMNISARMEKAFKDKDKRESRRIVGEYVNNYLEQEPIPGIEWEYKAHQTLLPSVKLEEVNKLIESYLHDDNRVVVITGPKKVVTEQQVIDALNNVKTKELKPYEDKAVAASLITKQPTPGSIVNVTENKNLGTKTMTLSNGAKVTYKKTDFKNDEVLFEAFSFGGTSLYSDEELKATSFANRGLSEAGINGFSKTDLSKMMSGKIVRVSPYISGLSEGFKGSATPKNLEELFQMVYLYFTSLNKDEKAFNSYVNKQKSFLGNLLASPNFFFQKEMSEFVYAKDPRYTGFPSPEKYEKADYNLAYKKYQERFADAGDFNFYFVGNVDEKKLAEYATKYIAGLPGKNSNETYKVSDFRPLSGSHSKTVTKGKDPKSNVRITYQGKAKYNKKDALAFKILGEVVGIKLTEKLREQEGGVYSSRTRGSISKMPYGWYNFTISYPCAPENVEKLKNISVAEVASVVKNGPTKEDLMKAQKGMIADYKEDLKKNRFWLRTIKNVDYQNNDVSDIASFEDRVNSLTIKDIQKVAKKYLTNGYILGVLNPEK